TGGTCCTGGTGGGTGGGCAACTGCTCAAGGTGACCCAATAGATGCCCGCCAAGACCCTCGCCAAGATCGGGAAGTACGACGTCGTCGAAGTCCTCGGCAAGGGCGGGATGGGCGTCGTCTACAAGGCGATGGACAACCGCATCGGCCGCTTGGTCGCCATCAAGATGATGACCGGCGGCTTCGCCGACAATCCTGACCTGCTGAAGCGCTTCTACCGCGAGGCGCAGTCCACCGGCACCCTGCAGCACCCCAACATCGTCATCGTCTACGACCTCGGCGACCAGGATGGCAATCCCTACCTCGTCATGGAGTTCCTCGAGGGCGAGCCCCTCGACAAGCTCATCGCCTCGCGCCGCGAGACCAGCCTGGTGCAGAAGCTCGACTGGATCATCCAGTGCTGCAACGGCTTGAACTACGCGCACCAGCGCGGCATCGTCCACCGCGACATCAAGCCCGCGAACCTCATGGTCCTCAGGGACGGCGCGGCCAAGATCGTGGACTTCGGCATCGCGCGCATCGGCGACGCCTCGCTCACCAAGACCGGCCAGGTCGTCGGCACCATCACCTACATGTCGCCCGAGCAGATCAACGCCCAGGTCGTCGACGGCCGCACCGATATCTTCTCCGCCGGTGTCATGCTCTACGAGCTGCTCACCGGGACGCTCCCCTTCGACGGCAGGGATACCGCCGCCACGCTGCTCAAGATCATCCACGAGCCTCCGCCGCCGTTGAAGAACTTCCTCTCCGACTATCCGGCCGAGCTCGAGGAGGTCCTCTTCCGCGCCCTCGCCAAGGATCGCGAAGAACGCTACGCCACGGCCGAAGATTTCGCCTTCGACCTCTCGCGCGTCCAGGAGCAGCTCAAGAAGAGCATGGTGTCGGACTACGTCGTCCGCGCCAGGAATTCCATCGAGAAGCAGGAGCTCACGCGCGCCAAGGAGCTGCTGCAGCAGGTGCTGAAGGTCGACACCCAGCACTCCGTCGCCAAGGAGCTGATGCACGATGTGCAGCAGCGCCTCCAGAAGCAGCAGCGCGGCGAGCAGATCCGCCAACTCCGCTCCCACGCCGAAGACGCCCTCTCGCAGCGGCTCTTCGAAGACGCCATCTCCTACATCGACCAGGCCATCTCGCTCGACAAGACCAATCCCGAGTTGCTGAACCTCCGCGACCTCGCCCGCGAAGCCAAGCAGCGCCGCGACAAGGCGTCCGATGAGGTCCGCCGCGCCGAATCCGGCCAGCTCTCCGGCCACCTCGAAGACGCGCTCAAGCACGTCGAAGAGGCTCTGCGCCTCGAGCCCGACAACGCGCAGGCCAAGGCGCTGCAGGTCGCCATCAGCAGGGAACTCCAGGCAAAGTCGAAGGACCAGAAGGTCAAGAGCATCCTGGACGAGGCGCGCAAGCAGATCTCGTCGCGCAAGTTCACTGATGCCTTTGACATGCTGAAGGCCGCCGAGCAGATCGATCCCTCCAGCCCCGAGGTCCACGCGCTGATGAACCTGGCATCCTCCGGCCGCGAGCAGGAGATGCGCCGCCGCGACCTCGAGCGGCTTACCACCGAGATCGAAGAGGCCCTTTCGCGCGACCAGTACTCCGACGCCAGCGCGAAGGCCGACGCCGCGCTGCAGAAGTACACCAACGAGCCGGCGCTGTTGAAACTCAAGGCCATCGCCGAGAAGCAGAAGGACGCGGCGGAAAAGCGCAAGTTCCTCGACGAACAGATGTCCGCGGCCCGCAAGCTGCTCGACGCCGGCAAGGCGGGCGACGCGCTCGCGCTCCTGGAGAAGGCCGCGCAGAAGGCGCCCAGCGAATCGCGCCTCCAGTCGCTCCTGGCCATCGTCCGCGACAGCGCCGAGCGTGAGAAGACCGAGCAGGTCAAGGCGCAATACATCCAGAAGGCCAAGGAGGCGATGCGGCACAAGGATTACGCCGTCGCCGTCCAGATGCTGGAAGCCGCCAGCCGCGAGCTCGAGGATTCCGCCGAGATCCAGGACCTGCTGCAGTTCGCCCGCGACGAGGCCGCCCAGGCCGAGCGCCGCCGCAAGATCGAGGGCATCG
The sequence above is drawn from the Terriglobales bacterium genome and encodes:
- a CDS encoding protein kinase gives rise to the protein MPAKTLAKIGKYDVVEVLGKGGMGVVYKAMDNRIGRLVAIKMMTGGFADNPDLLKRFYREAQSTGTLQHPNIVIVYDLGDQDGNPYLVMEFLEGEPLDKLIASRRETSLVQKLDWIIQCCNGLNYAHQRGIVHRDIKPANLMVLRDGAAKIVDFGIARIGDASLTKTGQVVGTITYMSPEQINAQVVDGRTDIFSAGVMLYELLTGTLPFDGRDTAATLLKIIHEPPPPLKNFLSDYPAELEEVLFRALAKDREERYATAEDFAFDLSRVQEQLKKSMVSDYVVRARNSIEKQELTRAKELLQQVLKVDTQHSVAKELMHDVQQRLQKQQRGEQIRQLRSHAEDALSQRLFEDAISYIDQAISLDKTNPELLNLRDLAREAKQRRDKASDEVRRAESGQLSGHLEDALKHVEEALRLEPDNAQAKALQVAISRELQAKSKDQKVKSILDEARKQISSRKFTDAFDMLKAAEQIDPSSPEVHALMNLASSGREQEMRRRDLERLTTEIEEALSRDQYSDASAKADAALQKYTNEPALLKLKAIAEKQKDAAEKRKFLDEQMSAARKLLDAGKAGDALALLEKAAQKAPSESRLQSLLAIVRDSAEREKTEQVKAQYIQKAKEAMRHKDYAVAVQMLEAASRELEDSAEIQDLLQFARDEAAQAERRRKIEGI